Proteins co-encoded in one Malus sylvestris chromosome 9, drMalSylv7.2, whole genome shotgun sequence genomic window:
- the LOC126581975 gene encoding uncharacterized protein LOC126581975, protein MSSSEPPKPPADGEKRKSIFSSAEGESKIQKLSISSGDGGSCSVHQAAKAKGIEEEEAVDEKTTEHAIDEEPPEESADEEPQEEAAYEEPPEEAADEELPEEAADEEPPDEAVDEEPEEAADEEPDEAVDEEPEEDEVPQQVEDEISDEMLGDDGYDD, encoded by the exons ATGAGCTCTTCTGAACCGCCCAAGCCTCCCGCTGATGgggagaaaagaaaatcaatattCTCATCAGCTGAAGGGGAAAGCAAAATTCAAAAACTCTCAA tttcttcTGGTGATGGTGGCAGCTGTAGTGTTCATCAAGCAGCTAAAGCTAAAG ggattgaggaggaggaggctgtTGATGAGAAAACAACTGAGCATGCTATTGATGAGGAACCACCAGAGGAGAGTGCTGATGAGGAACCACAAGAGGAGGCTGCTTATGAGGAACCGCCAGAGGAGGCTGCCGATGAGGAACTGCCGGAGGAGGCCGCCGATGAGGAACCGCCGGACGAGGCTGTTGATGAAGAACCGGAGGAGGCTGCTGATGAGGAACCGGATGAGGCTGTTGACGAGGAACCAGAGGAGGATGAGGTACCACAGCAGGTTGAGGACGAGATTTCAGACGAGATGTTGGGCGATGATGGATATGACGATTGA
- the LOC126633806 gene encoding uncharacterized protein LOC126633806, with protein sequence MEKNENGVVPQQEESKMVDFGPSSKGEDGLLESLPTKKKRLRFFQNNITKVWPVVESALLEHDMSGELVDDCMRVSTTEKTRDPKVLDKAKGLTRLLARKFPARLENFYKRRGRLIGPEKSTLKALCKVTGCYVIVSGFSVPATGSSEGLQVVKRIVDDCFQNGTSPASLIWLERRRKVADKITVDNPFNQIGIRPSIDVGRYLCSSLLELVKTQLICCEHAHKKFSEALHQGHFRDVLEMIQDTDVLEKIAEKFSSWNSPEVHANTAETLCAVARFAPPGLATKISSPSFMRRLFRHALEDSRPPYVLINLLSVCLYMLDPTRLNSRTYENFGGLQITYGSVDTANSETVVGMLEILGDLLKLLDVSTADNVLLTTYGKLQPPLGQHRLKIVEFVAVLLRVGGETVEKELIRLGAIQRILDLFFKYPYNNFVHHHIENIIVSCLESKNAPLVQYLLCDCDLVGKILTAENNNTLETDPNRPTVPDEGRSPPRLGNIGHLTRISNKIIQLGNNNSEIQAYLQENREWTDWHTNVLSRRNTVENVFLWACGNPAVQEEMCDMEDDYRAVQLILPTSPCRKKMRCSPTDNVSEDVRTSELEDQKI encoded by the exons ATGGAAAAAAACGAAAACGGCGTCGTCCCACAGCAGGAGGAGTCGAAGATGGTGGATTTTGGCCCTTCGTCAAAGGGAGAGGACGGCTTGCTTGAATCCCttccaacaaaaaagaaaaggctCAGATTTTTCC AAAATAATATAACAAAGGTTTGGCCGGTGGTAGAATCTGCTCTACTAGAGCATGACATGTCAGGTGAACTG GTTGATGATTGCATGAGAGTCTCAACTACTGAAAAGACTAGAGACCCAAAAGTTCTTGACAAGGCTAAGGGTCTTACTCGCCTTTTGGCAAGAAAATTTCCTGCACGTCTG GAGAATTTCTATAAACGGCGTGGACGTCTCATAGGTCCAGAGAAATCCACTTTAAAG GCACTTTGCAAGGTGACGGGCTGTTATGTTATTGTTTCT GGGTTCAGTGTTCCCGCTACTGGTTCATCTGAAGGATTACAGGTAGTCAAGAGGATTGTGGACGATTGCTTTCAGAATGGAACGTCCCCTGCATCCCTTATCTGGCTTGAAAGGAGACGTAAAGTG GCTGATAAAATTACTGTCGATAACCCATTTAACCAAATTGGAATTAGACCTAGCATTGATGTTGGTCGTTACCTTTGTTCATCCCTACTG GAACTCGTGAAAACCCAATTGATTTGCTGTGAACACGCACATAAAAAGTTTTCTGAGGCACTGCATCAGGGACATTTTAGAGATGTGCTAGAGATGATACAAGATACAGATGTGCTGGAGAAAATAGCTGAAAAGTTCAGCTCTTGg AATTCTCCGGAAGTGCATGCTAATACAGCAGAGACACTTTGTGCTGTAGCAAGGTTCGCTCCACCTGGACTTGCTACTAAAATATCTAGCCCAAG TTTTATGAGAAGATTGTTCCGGCATGCTTTGGAGGATTCACGACCGCCATATGTTCTTATTAACTTATTGTCAGTGTGCTTGTATATGTTAGACCCTACGAGGCTAAATTCGAGAACATATGAGAATTTCGGTGGACTTCAAATTACTTATGGATCGGTAGATACTGCTAATTCCGAGACTGTTGTTGGCATGCTGGAGATCCTAG GTGATTTGCTGAAGCTTTTGGATGTTTCAACGGCAGACAATGTGTTGCTAACTACATATGGCAAGTTACAGCCACCTCTTGGACAACATCGTTTAAAGATTGTAGAGTTCGTTGCAGTATTACTGAGGGTGGGTGGTGAAACTGTTGAGAAGGAATTGATTCGTCTCGGAGCAATACAAAGAATTTTAGACTTGTTTTTCAA GTACCCATATAACAACTTTGTCCATCACCACATAGAGAACATAATAGTATCATGTTTAGAAAGCAAGAATGCTCCTCTTGTACAATATCTTCTTTGTGATTGTGATCTTGTCGGAAAAATACTTACAGCAGAAAATAATAACACTTTAGAAACTGATCCAAACCGGCCGACAGTTCCTGATGAGGGTAGATCCCCACCCAGGTTAGGGAACATTGGACATTTAACGCGTATATCCAACAAAATCATTCAACTGGGAAACAACAATAGTGAGATTCAGGCATATTTGCAG GAAAATAGAGAGTGGACCGATTGGCATACGAATGTCCTATCAAGGCGTAATACTGTGGAGAATGTCTTTCTATGGGCTTGTGG GAACCCGGCAGTACAGGAGGAGATGTGTGATATGGAAGATGATTATAGAGCAGTTCAGCTGATACTTCCTACAAGCCCCTGTAGAAAAAAAATGCGTTGCTCGCCTACAGATAATGTTAGCGAAGATGTTAGAACATCGGAACTGGAAGACCAGAAGATATAG